ATTGGAAGAGTCGTCCGGGCATCGCTTGGCGAAACCCGTGACCATCAACTTGATTTACAGGCAACAGACAGTAAGGCGTGCTGGTCAGTAAGACCTCATCCGCTTGCTGAAAGTCGCTGAGCGGAATGTTCCGATAATGAAAGGGTATTCCTCGTCGTTTTGCCAGGGTTTCCAGGAACTCCAGGCTGACGCCGGGAAGGATTCGTGACTTGGGTGGTGATACGAACCCTTCGTGAGGGAGATGCAGAACGATGTTGGCGATGGGTGTTTCGGAGACACATTCGTTTTCATCCAGCAGCAGCGCATCAGCCGACGCGTCCATGTTTCGAGCCTGGCGACCCGCTAGGAAATAATGCATCCGGCTGCGACATTTGATCTCATTCGACCAGCTCTTGGGCGAAATCTGTTGGATATCTACCACAACGAGTCGTTGTCCCTGCTCGTACTTAGGCGCCCAGAATTGAAACGGCAGTTCATAGGTGTGAACCGCGATGGTGGGAATTGGGACGGAGTCCGGAGCGTAAGTAGGGTAAACTCCCGGTGTGACGAACACCGTGATCCCAAGGTCACTGTTGCTATGAAGTTCGGTGTGGTTCTGTTCTGCCACGTGTCCGATTACCTCTTCCAACTGGTCTCGCGAGACTTGGTCAGTGAGGCCGACGGCTTCGATACCGATTGCCATTCGGTCGAGGTGACGATTGACCTGAAAAGGTCGCCCGGCGAAGGTTCGCAATTGTTCGGCGATGGTGACGCCCAGTATGAATCCGCTATCGAAAGGAGTCAGCTTCAATTCGCTCGGATTGATATACGCACCATTGAGATAAGCGATCATGCTGTTGAGGATAACCTGTTCGGCCAGATCACAACACAGGGCCAAAGAAATTGATGACTGCGCATCCCAGCAGATCAGTCCACCGCATTCCAAAGTGCAAAGTGCCGAACCTGGTTCATCAATGCTCCGGAATCGATGTGTCGATCGAATCGATGAGTCCAGCCGACCCAATCGGTGATGTCGTGTTGAGTCACGCGGTGGGCGCCCGAACCGAGGCTTTGACGGCCAATGCCAACGTACCCGAGTGCTTTCGGTTTGGAATGCTTGGAAGTGATATAAAAATGTTTAAGAGCCGGATCTCGCCGATTAATTGTCGAGTAAATATGGTCAACGTTTGCAGTTGCGAGTCCGAGCTTACCTCCGGAGCGGAGCCAACTATGATGAAAAGCACCCGCCAGCAGGATGGCGCGGGGGCGTATGGCCGGCAGTTGTTCGGTGTCTAACGAGTTGCCGCAGAATTGACCGCCGGCCAGGATGTGGAGTGAACCAGCGACGATTCGTGCACCAAAGCTGTAGCCGATCAGGCTAACGGTTGAATTGTCGGGTAACTGAGAAATAAGGCTGGCCAGTTGAAATGATTCACGATCCGCGCGGGCTGCTTTGATACGCGCGTCGCGAATTCGTCCCCGTACTTGGCTGCTGTCCCATGACCAAATCACGAATCGCATCCCCTCGGAATTGCCGCCCAGCAATCGATACAGCTTCAACCCTCGTCGTCGGGCTTCTGCATTTGAAATCCGATTGCCGTGTACGTAAACGCAGGTGATTTGATCTGGATTGGCTGTTCCATAGAAGTAGTCAGGCGTGGTTAATATCCAGCTTGCCTGTTGTCGACGATAGAACGCCGGTTCGGCTGCCGCTCCACACAAATTCTGAGGGCAGGGTAGATCACGGGAATTTACCAGCCAAATGTCACATTCGGTGGCAAGTTGATGGTTGACCTGACCTCGCAGAATCTCTTCAGCCGAGTCCGCAGAAGCCAGCCGGCAGGCTGCGACGGTTAGCACGAGCCAAGTGATAGGAGGGGAGATGAATTTGTTCACGGTAGCAGTTGACGAAAGTCTCTTGTCATTGGGCGAATCGAGAGATCGCCTCCTGCGTTACCGATGCCTTCCTAGCAGGTCCGTGAACATGTGTCCTCGCCGAACCAGATGATATCATCGGCATGGCGTTGCTTTTTCATGAGGCGTTTGTGCAACGAAATGTCAACCCGCTTGTTGAAAAAAAACTACGGTTTCATTTGCACCTCGTAAGTCTTGGGGTAGAGTTTCGTGGCTGAATGGTTTGTCGCGATTGATTGCTTGCCTTGCGGAGGACGATTGTCATGAAGAGGCTCGTGTTACTTATGATTTTGCTGGTCACTGCGGGAAGCGTGATCGGATGCCAGTCACGTGGCTTTGGTAGGCGTGGCGCAAAATGCGGAGCACAACCGTCTGCTCCCTCTTACATTCCGGGTTTTAATTCCCAACAACAGGCGCCGGGTTGCCAAGGGTGCAACGCGGGCGCTCAGTCTGGCGCGGTTATGGTGCCTGGTAGTGCTGTGATCACAGAAGGTGCCCAAACGGGTGTAATTGGTGCAGAACAGTTCGCAACGGGTCCGATCACTGATGATGTCGGAAACGTGGTTGTCGACCGCCAAGTCGTACCGGGGACGGTGACAATGTCCAACAGTGGTACCACGTTTACGACGGTACCCGGTCCAGAATCAGCGCCGTTGCCTCGTAGCTGATACAGCGACTGTTCCGGTAATATGGTGGCTCTCCACCGTTCTCGCGCGACGTCCTGACGCGCAGATCGGTGGAGAGCTTTTTTTTTGCCATCTCATTTGCCGCGCTCGCCGTCTAACGTAGGCTTTTAGACCAGAAAACTTCTAGGACGAGGTCTCGTGGCGATCGTTCCGCATCCAGCATAGGGTTTCATGCGAGGTCAGTTAGGCAGGCAAGTATCCGTATATTTCATCTTGGCCTTCGTGATGATGCTAGGTGTGTCAGGCGGTTGGCAGTCGCTGGATGCATTTGAGCAGCAAGAAGCCGTCAAGCGTGCTGCGCGACGCTATCGCATGCAAGTGTTTGCGACTTTCCGTGCGGATCGACTCGAATATGATCGTCGCGTACGTATCGGTAATCGGATCTTGCAACAGTGGGAGTTGTGGGGGGAACCGAAGGATCAAGCCGACCTGCTGGTTGATTGGTTTACCCAAGCATCTCAGGCAACAAAGTCTGGCGCAGGCACCCCCTTGCCTCGCTATCCGCTGGCGACCGTCGAGGATCGCAGCCCTTCGGTGGAGGCTGATGCTGTGAAAACGCCCGCCAACGAGCCCGCGAAAAG
The sequence above is drawn from the Pirellulaceae bacterium genome and encodes:
- a CDS encoding aminotransferase class IV, giving the protein MIAYLNGAYINPSELKLTPFDSGFILGVTIAEQLRTFAGRPFQVNRHLDRMAIGIEAVGLTDQVSRDQLEEVIGHVAEQNHTELHSNSDLGITVFVTPGVYPTYAPDSVPIPTIAVHTYELPFQFWAPKYEQGQRLVVVDIQQISPKSWSNEIKCRSRMHYFLAGRQARNMDASADALLLDENECVSETPIANIVLHLPHEGFVSPPKSRILPGVSLEFLETLAKRRGIPFHYRNIPLSDFQQADEVLLTSTPYCLLPVNQVDGHGFRQAMPGRLFQSLCQDWVTEVDCDFVTQARTDRRH